From Magnetofaba australis IT-1:
CCGGCCTGCCCGTCGAGGCATTATTCACGCTTTGACCAAAGCGCTGACGCCAGAAGAGGTCCGACGCTACCAGCGCCTGGATAAACCCATAGCCAAGAAGATTAGCCGCGCAATTGAAGAGGCAGGGATCCGGCGCTCCAATAAATTCCGCAAGGTCGGCCAATACCAACTGGGGCAACTCCTGGTTGAAGAGGACATCTATCAAGAGTGGGAAGCTCAGCACGTTGAGCTGGAAAAAATACGTCGCAGGGTGCGCATTTACCTTGTTTCCTCTAAAGAGCCTGGAGTGAGGGAAGCGATTATCCGCGCCGCCCAGCGAGAGTTCCAGATTCTTGAAGGCATTGATCATGTGGGGATCTTGCGTGCTGAGAACTATGTTGAGCATGAGCTGGGCCCAGCGCTGATCTTCGAACATCATCCGGGCGCCATTCGGCTCGATCACTTCCTGGTCCAACACAGCAAATCTTTGAGCATGGAGCAGAAGCTGCATCTGCTTCGCCAAATCGGCGAAGGCTTGAGCTATGCTCACCAGAAGCGCTTGATCCATCGAGCTCTGAATCCACAAAGCATTCTGGTTCTTGATCCTGAGTCTGATCTGCCTCGTATTAAAATCCTCAATTGGCAAACCGCCCGCCGCCAGATCGAGAGCGCCACAAGCCAAGGCTTCACGGCCACCCGCCACGTTCAGGATTTGGTGGATGATGCCGGATTGGTCTATTTGGCCCCGGAGGTTCATACAGACCCTTCGGCAAGTGGAGAGGAGTTGGATATCTTCTCTCTTGGCGCCATTGCTTATCACATCTTCTCTGGGCAGCCGCCTGCGCAAAACATTTATGGATTGGTGGACAAACTGTCTGAGCAGGACGGTTTGCAGATCTCATCTGTGATGGATGGCGCTGGGGAAAAACTCCAGGAGCTCATCCAGTACGCGACCCATCGTGACGCCAGTTTGCGCATTGATGCGCTCAAAGACTTCTTCGATCTGTTGGATGAAGTTGAAGAGGAAACTACCCGGCCTGATGGAGAGGGCTCCACCACGCGCACGCCTATCGAAGCGGGCGTCGGGGATGTGCTGGAAGGCGGGTTTCTGGTTAAGAAACGCCTGGGGCGTGGGGCGACATCCATCGCATTTCTGGTCGAGAGAGATGGCAAACAGACGGTCCTGAAACTGGCGGCTGAGTACGCGCATAACGATCGTATTCAGGAAGAGGCCCAGGTCCTGGAGGAGATCCGTCATTCAGGCATCATCGCCCTGGAAGGGGCGGTTGAGGTCAGTGGATATCGGGGCCTGCTGCTCCAATTCGCCAGCAAGGGGACATTGGACGAACGGATTCGTAAAGAGGGCCGAATCCATTCAGAGTTGCTGGAGAGATTTGGCGGGGATCTGCTCCAAGCGCTGAATCATCTGGAGGAACACGGTATTTCCCACCGGGATATCAAGCCTGGCAACTTGGGATTGGTGGCGTCTGGCGGCACGGGCAAGTTGCATCTGGTTCTATTTGATTTCTCTTTGGCGCGCGTATCAGCAGAGAACATCCGGGCTGGCACGCCGCCCTATCTGGATCCATTCCTCAATACGCCATCCCGCCGTCGCTGGGATCTTCACGCCGAGCGTTTTGCTGCGGCGATGACCCTTTATGAGATGGCCACTGGCGCCCTGCCTAAGTGGGGCGATGGTCGCAGCGATCCGGCGCTGTTGGATTGCGAAGTCACCATTGATGGCGAGCTGTTTGAACCCTCCTTGCGTGAGGGCCTCAGCAGTTTCTTCGCCAAGGCGCTGGCGCGGGACGCCAAGCGCCGATATGACACCTGTGAGGAGATGCTCAAAGCCTTCAGCCACCTGTTTCGTGAGGTGGAGCTGGCCGAGCAACGAAGCGGCTCTGGGGTCGAAGCGGATTGGCAGAGCCACGTCTCGACCCTCACCCTGGACACGCCTTTGGCAAGCCTGCCATTCAGCGATAGGGCGTTGAGCGCTTTGGAGCGCATGGACGCCAGGACGGTTTCTGAGCTGCTTGGCATTCACATCTTCCGACTTTCCCGCATGCGCGGGGTGGGGCGTGAGACGCAGAAAGAGTTGACTCAGGCGCATCGGCGACTCAGTCAGCGCTTCCCAGAGCAACAAGGGGCGACTCCGCCCACAGGCTCACCCGCCAAGACAGAAGAGTCCGCAGTCGAAGTCGAAGCCGAGGTCCAGAGCATCGACCTGTTGGTCCATCAGCTCATTCCCAAACCGACTCGTGCGGACTCGGAGACGACGGGGCGCGCTTTGCGACTGCACCTGGGGCTGGATGAGTTGCCGGCGACTCGCCGCGAACAGAGCCTCTCCATGTGGCCGGGACAGTTGGACATCAGCCAAGCGGTCGGTGTGTCGCGGGGACGAATCAGTCAAATTCTGAACACGGCGCGCAAACGCTGGGGCAAGCGCATTCCCACCTTGACGGCGTTGCGCACGGAGATCGCCGAACTGCTGGCCTCCAGCGGCGGCGTGATGACCCTGCGTGAGCTTGGCGAAGCGGTGTTGGTGCGTCGCGGATCGGCCCAGCAGGAGCCGGAGCGCTCCCGTATCGCCCAGGCCGTAACGCGCGCCGCGTTGGAAATCGAACGGGATATGAAGGAGCCCCGGTGGGTCGAGCGACGCAGTGGCCAGCAGCTCTTGCTTGCCTTGGATAAAGAGGATCGCGGCCAGGAGTTGGCCGACTATGCGATGCGCTTGGGCAAGCGGGCCGATGCGTTGGCCGCGCAGGATCCGTTGCCAACGCCTGCGCGTGTGGTGGAGGCGTTGCAGTTGGAGCGGTTGCCAGAGGATGCGCCCGTTCTGGCCAGCAGCCGGTTGCTCAAGTTGGCGGTTGCGGTCAGTGGTTCGGCCGCCGTTTCCAGTAGGCAGGAGATCTATCCCCGAGGACTCTCCGCAGCACGGGCCCTGAAACTGGCGCAGGGGGCGTTGCTGGGGGCCAAGGAGCTGACCATCGCCCAGGTGCGAGAGCGCGTGGAGGGGCGCTATCCAGAGGCCGAATCCCTACCGGAGCGCCCGCAACTGGATACGCTGTTGGACGAGGCGGGTTGCCGGTTTGTGTGGACGCCCACCGAAGGGCCGGGCGGCGAAGGAATCTACAAGGCCATTATCCCTGATTTCACCACGCTGCACACCAGCATGACCACCCGTCGGTCCACAGCGGATGACGGGGAGGGGCCGAAGGGTGAGGGCGGCGTCTCACCAAAAGAGGCGGAGGCGGAGGCGTTCCAGCAGCGCTTGGACCGCGCGGCCCAAGAGGGCGCTTTCCTGGCGCTGCTCACGCCGCCCAAACACGCGGTGGATGTGGCGGCGCGGCTTGAGGCGCTCTATGATTTGCCTGTCTACAGTCTGGACGCGCTGCTGCTGGATGCGCTCAAGGCGGTGGCGCAGGAGAAGGGGATCAAACGCTGGGAGGTGATTCTGGAGGCCGACGCCGAGGGCGCGACCGGGGCGCACTGGGGAAAATTGATGGGCTTGGTGACTCTGGCCATGCCGCGCATTGAGCAGAAGCTGCTGGATCAACAGCGCACCGCTGTGCTGACCGACCCCGGTCTGTTGGCCCGCTATGACCAGATGGGCCTGGTGAGCCGCCTGTTGGAGCAGACGCAGCGCCCGCACGGGTTGCCGGGGCTATGGATGGTGATCCCCGCCGATGGCCAGAGCGCTGGACCGGCCATCAATGGTCAGGCGGTTCCGGTGATTACGCCCAACCAGTGGGCGCGCGTGCCCGATGGGTGGATCGCTTCAAAATGACGTAAGGAAGGGCGCAATGGAGGCTTTTGTCGTTTTGCTTGCTCTTTTTCTGATTCTGTGGGCCGCGTCATATCTTCTCTTGTCACTGCTGCGTTTTCCGCTGTTTCGTGTGATATTGGTGATTTTGGGCATCTCCTGGCTTTTCGGGGGGGATGATGATGACAGTTGAACGCTGTGGATGACGCTACGCCATGATCAACGCCGCCAGATTGTTGAAGGATCTCAAAGCCCATCTGCCCAAGCTGGAGGCGGATATCCGCGAGCGGCTGGAGGAGGTGGCCGAGGAGCGGGCGCGGCTGGAGGGGCTCTATCAAGGGGCCCGCGATGGCGGGCGCACCGGCGCGACCTGGGCGACGTGGCGCGATGAGCAGGTGACCCAGGCGGCGGCGGCGTGGCTACTGGCGGGGGTGTTTATCCGCTTTCTGGAGGATAACCGGCTGATCGAGAAGCCCGGTTTGTCCGGGCCGACCCATGAGGCCGATAACCGGCGGCAGTTGGCGCTGGATCGGCATACGCTCTATTTCCGCCAACACCCCAGCCACTCGGACCGCGACTATCTGCTGGCGCTGTTCGACGAGGCGGCGCGCCATGCAGCGGTGGCGGCGCTGTTCGACCACCGCTTCAACCCCCTATGGCGGCTGATGCCCAGCGGCGACGGCGCGGCGGCGCTGCTCGACTTTTGGCGCGCCATCGATCCGAGCAGCGGCGAATTGATCCACGATTTTACCGACCCCGCGTGGAGCACCCGCTTTCTGGGCGATCTCTATCAGGACCTTTCCGAGAACATCCGCAAGCACTATGCGCTGTTGCAGACGCCGGAGTTTGTCGAGGAATTCATCCTCGACCGCACCCTGACCCCGGCGCTGGACGCGTTTGGCTTGAAAGCGGTGCGCCTGATCGACCCCACCTGCGGCTCGGGCCACTTTCTGTTAGGGGCGTTTGAGCGGCTGTATGAGCGCTGGAGCCGGGAGGACGCCAACGGCCATGCCCGAATCTGGGCGCAAAAGGCGCTGGATGGGGTGTGGGGGGTGGATCTGAACCCCTACGCGGTGGCCATTGCGCGCTTTCGCTTGATGATCGCGGCGTTAAAGCGGGTCAAGCAGGCGGAAGGGGAGCGGGTGCGCACCATTGCCGATGCGCCGGGTTTTACCCTCCATCTGGCGGTGGGGGATTCGCTGCTGCACGGGCCGCGCTTTCGTCGTGGCGGCGGTATGTTGCAGACGAGTTTCCATGGCGCGGAGGGGTTTGTGGACCCCCTGGCCAGCGTGCTGGAGACCGAGGACCGTGCGGCGCTCAAAGAGATCCTGGGCCAGCAGTACCACGCGGTGGTGGGCAACCCGCCCTACATCACCCCCAAGGACAAGGCGCTCAATCAGGCCTATCGGGAGCGTTATGACGCCTGCCATCGGCAGTATTCGTTGGGCGTGCCGTTCACCGAGCGCTTTTTTGACCTGGCCGTGACAGGGGAGGGGGGCGCGCCAGCGGGTCGGGTGGGGATGATCACCGCCAACTCTTTCATGAAGCGGGAGTTTGGCAAAAAGTTGATCGAATCCTTCTTCAAGACCGTGGATCTGGATACCGTCATCGACACCAGCGGGGCCTATATTCCCGGCCACGGCACGCCGACTGTGCTTCTGTTTGGCCAGCATCGCCCGCCGGTTTTATCCACCGTGCGCACGGTGCAGGGCATTCGCGGCGAACCCGGGACGCCCGATGATGCAGCTAAGGGAAAGGTGTGGTCATCCATTGTGGCGATGATCGACCAGCCTGGTTCCGAGAATGAGTTTATCAGCGTGGTGGAGACCGAACGGCCGACGTTTGAAACCCATCCTTGGAGTTTGGGCGGGGGCGGCGCAGCAGATCTCAAAGAACTGGTTGAGCGCAATTCGTCTAAAGTTGTAGATGAATATATTGAAGATACTGGATTTGTTTGTGTGACGCGTGCAGATGACGTTTATTTCAATCCACGCCATGCCCTTAGTTCTAGAGGAATTACAAGCGATTTTATCATAGAAAATGTAATTGGAGATTGCGTAAGGGATTTGGGTATACGAGACCCACTGACAACAATTTTCCCATATAACGACCGGTTAGAGGCAGATGAAGGGCCAAAGGGAGAAGCTGTTCGACGCTTTCTTTGGCCGCATCGCACATCTCTCTGGCTCCGAAGAGAGCCACACGGTAACCACCGAGAAATCGGGTTAACTTGGTTTGAGTGGAGTCGTTTTAATAGAAGGAGATTTTTACGTCCTCTTTCAATTACATTTGCCTTTGTCGCCACCCATAACCATTTTGTGCTGGATCGGGGCGGCAAGGTCTTTAATCGCACTGCCCCGGTGATCAAGCTGCCCCCGGAGGCTACCGAAGCGGACCACCTGGCCCTGTTGGGGCTGCTCAATAGCTCTACCGCCTGCTTCTGGATGAAGCAGACCTTCCATAACAAAGGCAGCACCGTTGACCAGAAGGGCGCGCGGCAGACCACGGTGGAGTTTGAGAACTTCTACGAATTTACCGGCACCGGTCTCAAGAGCTATCCCGTTCCAGAAGAGAAGCCTCTAACCCTCGCCTCTCAGTTGGAGCAACTGGCCCAGCAGCGCCAAGCCTGCCTGCCCGCGCAGTTGGCCCCGCAACTGCCCATGCCCCGCGAAGCGCTGGACGCCAAACGCGTGGAGGCCGAGAACCTGCTGGGCCAGATGATCGCGCGGCAAGAGGAGCTGGATTGGGACTGCTACCGCCTCTACGGCGTCATCGACCAAGACCTCACCTATCCCGGCGAACCGCCCATCATCGAACTGGGCGAACGCCCGTTTGAGATCGCCATGGGGCGCAAAATCGCCGCGGGCGAACTGGAGACCACCTGGTTCCAGCGCCACGGCTCCACGCCGATCACGGAGATCCCAGATGACTGGCCAGATGAGTATAAGAACACGGTGCAAAAGCGCCTGGAGGCCATCGCACAGAACCACAATATCCGCCTCATCGAACAGCCGGAGTACAAACGGCGCTGGAACCTGGAGTCCTGGGAGGAGCAAGAACAGCGCGCCCTGCGCGGCTGGCTCTTGGACCGCATCGAAGCCATGCCCCTGTGGCAAACCGATACGCCGGAACTGACCAGCGTCGCCCGCATCGCCGACCAGCTGCATCACGACGCCGCGTTCCAACAGGTCGCCACGCTCTATCGCGGCCGCGATGACTTCGACCTGACCAAACTGGTCGAGGAACTGGTATTGGAAGAGGCGGTCCCGTTCCTGCCGATCCTACGCTATAAGCCCTCGGGCCTGCGCAAGCGCGCCGACTGGGAGGCAACCTGGGATCTGCAACGCCGCGAGGACGCCGGCGAGGATGTCGGGGAGATCCCGGTCCCGCCCAAATACGCGGCGGCGGATTTTCTCAAACCCCACTGGTGGAAGCTGCGCGGTAAGCTGGATGTGCCCAAAGAGCGCTTTGTGCTCTACCCCCACTGTGAAAAGATCGGCGACCCCACCTCCGTGGTGTGCTGGGCGGGCTGGAATCCCCTGCAACAGGCGCAGGCGCTCTCCGGCTATTATATCGCCAGGAAGGAGGGCGAAGGGTGGGAGCCCGAACGCCTCACCCCGCTGCTGCTGGGGCTGGCGGAGCTCATCCCCTGGCTCAAACAGTGGCATAATGAATTGGACCCCCTCTATGGGGTGCGCATGGGCGACCATTTCGCCGGCTTCCTGGACGAAGAGCGCCGCGCCCTGGGCCTCACCCCAGAGCAGACGCAAGCCTGGCAGCCGCCCAAAGCCGCCATACGCAAAGGGGGGCGCAATAAATCATGAACGTGCAACGACAGATTGACCATTGGCGCACGGGATCTGATGAGGATCTGGAGGCTGCGGAGATCATGATTACCGCCGGTAAACGGCGGCATGGTCTGTTCTTTCTCCATCTGAGCGTGGAGAAGATCCTCAAAGCCCACGTCTGGCGGGTAACGCAAGAGCATCCGCCCAAGATCCATAATCTGCTGCGATTGGTCCAGATTGCGGCGCTCTCCCT
This genomic window contains:
- the pglW gene encoding BREX system serine/threonine kinase PglW, whose protein sequence is MDKFWTEITPSEFAWEREALEFIRQQLPDHEPYRAWSNFEFIADDGSINEVDLLVLTPKGFFLVEIKSRPGRLTGNAGAWVWVTDGREYVHDNPLILTNRKSKKLVSLLKRQKAMRGDRLPFLSALVFCSDPNLKCDLDDHARTGVWLRDRDEQGDRPARRGIIHALTKALTPEEVRRYQRLDKPIAKKISRAIEEAGIRRSNKFRKVGQYQLGQLLVEEDIYQEWEAQHVELEKIRRRVRIYLVSSKEPGVREAIIRAAQREFQILEGIDHVGILRAENYVEHELGPALIFEHHPGAIRLDHFLVQHSKSLSMEQKLHLLRQIGEGLSYAHQKRLIHRALNPQSILVLDPESDLPRIKILNWQTARRQIESATSQGFTATRHVQDLVDDAGLVYLAPEVHTDPSASGEELDIFSLGAIAYHIFSGQPPAQNIYGLVDKLSEQDGLQISSVMDGAGEKLQELIQYATHRDASLRIDALKDFFDLLDEVEEETTRPDGEGSTTRTPIEAGVGDVLEGGFLVKKRLGRGATSIAFLVERDGKQTVLKLAAEYAHNDRIQEEAQVLEEIRHSGIIALEGAVEVSGYRGLLLQFASKGTLDERIRKEGRIHSELLERFGGDLLQALNHLEEHGISHRDIKPGNLGLVASGGTGKLHLVLFDFSLARVSAENIRAGTPPYLDPFLNTPSRRRWDLHAERFAAAMTLYEMATGALPKWGDGRSDPALLDCEVTIDGELFEPSLREGLSSFFAKALARDAKRRYDTCEEMLKAFSHLFREVELAEQRSGSGVEADWQSHVSTLTLDTPLASLPFSDRALSALERMDARTVSELLGIHIFRLSRMRGVGRETQKELTQAHRRLSQRFPEQQGATPPTGSPAKTEESAVEVEAEVQSIDLLVHQLIPKPTRADSETTGRALRLHLGLDELPATRREQSLSMWPGQLDISQAVGVSRGRISQILNTARKRWGKRIPTLTALRTEIAELLASSGGVMTLRELGEAVLVRRGSAQQEPERSRIAQAVTRAALEIERDMKEPRWVERRSGQQLLLALDKEDRGQELADYAMRLGKRADALAAQDPLPTPARVVEALQLERLPEDAPVLASSRLLKLAVAVSGSAAVSSRQEIYPRGLSAARALKLAQGALLGAKELTIAQVRERVEGRYPEAESLPERPQLDTLLDEAGCRFVWTPTEGPGGEGIYKAIIPDFTTLHTSMTTRRSTADDGEGPKGEGGVSPKEAEAEAFQQRLDRAAQEGAFLALLTPPKHAVDVAARLEALYDLPVYSLDALLLDALKAVAQEKGIKRWEVILEADAEGATGAHWGKLMGLVTLAMPRIEQKLLDQQRTAVLTDPGLLARYDQMGLVSRLLEQTQRPHGLPGLWMVIPADGQSAGPAINGQAVPVITPNQWARVPDGWIASK
- the pglX gene encoding BREX-2 system adenine-specific DNA-methyltransferase PglX gives rise to the protein MINAARLLKDLKAHLPKLEADIRERLEEVAEERARLEGLYQGARDGGRTGATWATWRDEQVTQAAAAWLLAGVFIRFLEDNRLIEKPGLSGPTHEADNRRQLALDRHTLYFRQHPSHSDRDYLLALFDEAARHAAVAALFDHRFNPLWRLMPSGDGAAALLDFWRAIDPSSGELIHDFTDPAWSTRFLGDLYQDLSENIRKHYALLQTPEFVEEFILDRTLTPALDAFGLKAVRLIDPTCGSGHFLLGAFERLYERWSREDANGHARIWAQKALDGVWGVDLNPYAVAIARFRLMIAALKRVKQAEGERVRTIADAPGFTLHLAVGDSLLHGPRFRRGGGMLQTSFHGAEGFVDPLASVLETEDRAALKEILGQQYHAVVGNPPYITPKDKALNQAYRERYDACHRQYSLGVPFTERFFDLAVTGEGGAPAGRVGMITANSFMKREFGKKLIESFFKTVDLDTVIDTSGAYIPGHGTPTVLLFGQHRPPVLSTVRTVQGIRGEPGTPDDAAKGKVWSSIVAMIDQPGSENEFISVVETERPTFETHPWSLGGGGAADLKELVERNSSKVVDEYIEDTGFVCVTRADDVYFNPRHALSSRGITSDFIIENVIGDCVRDLGIRDPLTTIFPYNDRLEADEGPKGEAVRRFLWPHRTSLWLRREPHGNHREIGLTWFEWSRFNRRRFLRPLSITFAFVATHNHFVLDRGGKVFNRTAPVIKLPPEATEADHLALLGLLNSSTACFWMKQTFHNKGSTVDQKGARQTTVEFENFYEFTGTGLKSYPVPEEKPLTLASQLEQLAQQRQACLPAQLAPQLPMPREALDAKRVEAENLLGQMIARQEELDWDCYRLYGVIDQDLTYPGEPPIIELGERPFEIAMGRKIAAGELETTWFQRHGSTPITEIPDDWPDEYKNTVQKRLEAIAQNHNIRLIEQPEYKRRWNLESWEEQEQRALRGWLLDRIEAMPLWQTDTPELTSVARIADQLHHDAAFQQVATLYRGRDDFDLTKLVEELVLEEAVPFLPILRYKPSGLRKRADWEATWDLQRREDAGEDVGEIPVPPKYAAADFLKPHWWKLRGKLDVPKERFVLYPHCEKIGDPTSVVCWAGWNPLQQAQALSGYYIARKEGEGWEPERLTPLLLGLAELIPWLKQWHNELDPLYGVRMGDHFAGFLDEERRALGLTPEQTQAWQPPKAAIRKGGRNKS
- a CDS encoding HEPN domain-containing protein encodes the protein MNVQRQIDHWRTGSDEDLEAAEIMITAGKRRHGLFFLHLSVEKILKAHVWRVTQEHPPKIHNLLRLVQIAALSLGQEQSALLVKLNRHCLEGRYAEEVAATPDAAETEILLQQAKEVQTWLRNQL